Proteins from one bacterium genomic window:
- a CDS encoding HepT-like ribonuclease domain-containing protein: MFTLQITDLKDYLEKNQKVVLAFLFGSYAKGFEMEESDFDLGIYFKDYSQKEEDRIWFDVARIIKKEVDLVCLNEAPASLISSVFKTGIPLVIRDKNLYWNLYLKVSLEAEDFSRFVEDFERIKKRAKSLAEEEKINLRLRCDFLETEFNEQDRFKELSWKEYLEDRDKRRLIERWTENILNATIDIAKIILASEKKRMPRSYEEALFDFALLIGFDMEAAKKFSRFANLRNLLAHEYLDILYQRIQYFIQEAPEFYKRIFNFVTAQLSIDSSLRENNI; encoded by the coding sequence TTGTTCACATTGCAAATTACAGATTTAAAAGATTATCTTGAGAAAAACCAGAAGGTTGTTTTAGCATTTCTCTTTGGCTCGTATGCCAAAGGATTTGAAATGGAAGAATCTGATTTTGATCTGGGGATTTATTTTAAAGACTATTCTCAAAAAGAAGAAGATAGAATTTGGTTTGATGTAGCCAGGATAATTAAAAAAGAAGTTGACTTAGTCTGCTTAAATGAAGCCCCGGCAAGCTTGATTTCCAGTGTCTTTAAAACGGGAATTCCATTAGTAATTAGAGATAAAAATTTATACTGGAATCTTTATTTGAAAGTAAGTTTAGAGGCAGAAGATTTTTCAAGGTTCGTAGAAGATTTTGAGAGAATTAAAAAGAGAGCAAAATCACTTGCTGAAGAAGAAAAAATAAATTTAAGATTACGATGTGATTTTTTAGAAACAGAGTTCAACGAACAGGATAGATTTAAGGAATTGAGTTGGAAAGAATATTTAGAAGATAGGGATAAAAGAAGACTTATTGAGAGATGGACAGAAAATATCCTTAATGCCACAATTGATATAGCCAAGATTATTTTAGCATCAGAGAAAAAAAGAATGCCAAGAAGTTATGAAGAGGCATTGTTTGATTTTGCTCTTTTGATTGGATTTGATATGGAAGCGGCAAAGAAATTTTCAAGATTTGCTAATTTAAGAAATCTATTAGCTCACGAATACTTAGATATTCTTTACCAAAGAATTCAATATTTTATTCAAGAAGCCCCTGAATTTTATAAAAGAATATTTAATTTTGTGACTGCTCAGTTATCAATTGACAGCTCTTTGCGAGAAAATAATATTTAA